In Chitinophaga nivalis, a single genomic region encodes these proteins:
- the tyrS gene encoding tyrosine--tRNA ligase, producing MGTTQLQEQVEIIFPENGLEKKLQTAATAGRQLIVKLGFDPTAPDLHLGHAVVLKKMKQFQDLGHRIVIVIGDFTARIGDPTGRNKSRPPLSAAEVEHNAQTYVRQLSKILDVSRCEIRYNAEWLEKMDMAAVIRLLSGTTLAQIMHRTDFQQRFQQQTPIAMHELIYPLLQGFDSVQIKADIEMGGTDQLFNCTMGRQLQEARDLPAQIVMCMPLLRGIDGTAKMSKSQHNIIGLTDTPDEMFGKMMSVPDALLPDYIRMTTDFSRQEQDQLLQQLTAGENPMRIKKAVGSNLVQQYHSKAAATAAQLYFEKQFQQQSQADKVFAPVSWNSLPGVATIGLIELCKQLLPAESKSSLRRLVLAGGIQVNGQKCLDINTTFTPDNLPLKLKLGKRSYFEIIA from the coding sequence CAACACAATTACAGGAACAGGTGGAAATTATTTTCCCCGAAAACGGCCTGGAGAAAAAGTTACAGACAGCTGCTACAGCAGGCCGGCAGCTAATCGTGAAATTAGGATTTGATCCTACGGCGCCGGATCTGCACCTGGGCCATGCCGTAGTATTGAAAAAGATGAAACAGTTTCAGGACCTGGGACATCGCATCGTGATTGTTATCGGCGACTTCACCGCCCGCATCGGGGATCCTACAGGGCGTAATAAATCGCGGCCGCCTTTGAGTGCTGCTGAGGTAGAACACAACGCGCAAACCTATGTACGGCAGCTGTCGAAAATACTGGATGTAAGTCGCTGCGAAATCCGGTATAATGCTGAATGGTTGGAAAAGATGGACATGGCAGCCGTCATACGCCTGTTATCGGGCACCACGCTGGCGCAAATCATGCACCGGACAGATTTTCAGCAACGCTTTCAGCAGCAGACGCCCATTGCCATGCACGAGCTGATATACCCGCTGCTGCAGGGTTTTGACTCCGTGCAAATAAAGGCGGACATTGAAATGGGAGGTACCGATCAGCTGTTTAACTGTACGATGGGGCGGCAGCTACAGGAAGCCCGTGATCTGCCGGCACAGATCGTGATGTGTATGCCGCTGCTGCGGGGTATAGATGGCACGGCCAAGATGAGTAAATCGCAGCACAATATCATCGGACTTACAGATACACCGGACGAGATGTTTGGTAAAATGATGTCGGTGCCGGATGCGTTGTTGCCCGATTACATCCGTATGACTACTGATTTCAGCCGGCAAGAGCAAGACCAGCTGCTACAGCAGCTGACTGCCGGAGAAAATCCGATGCGTATTAAAAAAGCAGTGGGTAGTAACCTGGTACAACAGTACCACAGCAAAGCCGCCGCTACTGCCGCACAGCTGTATTTCGAAAAACAGTTTCAGCAACAAAGCCAGGCAGATAAAGTGTTCGCACCTGTGTCATGGAATAGCTTGCCGGGAGTAGCAACGATTGGACTCATTGAGTTATGCAAACAGTTACTGCCGGCCGAAAGTAAATCGTCGCTGCGCAGACTGGTGTTGGCGGGAGGTATTCAGGTGAACGGGCAAAAATGTCTGGATATAAATACTACATTTACGCCGGACAATCTGCCATTGAAGCTGAAACTGGGCAAGCGATCCTATTTTGAAATTATTGCGTAA